The Impatiens glandulifera chromosome 3, dImpGla2.1, whole genome shotgun sequence genome contains a region encoding:
- the LOC124932532 gene encoding amidophosphoribosyltransferase, chloroplastic-like: MAAAAATAGAVHNLHRLSDQPSSPLKTLSSSSSSLLLKTKPFLFRTHKLLTTVAVTKYPIAEIFTDSDDDYSDKPREECGVVGIYGDPEASRLCYLALHALQHRGQEGAGIVAVNENILKSITGVGLVSEVFNESKLDQLPGDIAIGHVRYSTAGESMLKNVQPFVAGYRFGSVGVAHNGNLVNYKTLRAMLEENGSIFNTGSDTEVVLHLIAISKARPFFLRIVEACEKLQGAYSMVFLTEDKLVAVRDPYGFRPLVMGKRSNGAIVFASETCALDLIEATYIREVNPGEVLIIDKEGIQSLCLMQHPQPKSCIFEHIYFSLPNSIVFGKSVYESRHKFGEILATESPVDCDVVIAVPDSGVVAAIGYAAKAGVGFQQGLIRSHYVGRTFIEPSQRIRDFGVKLKLSPVRAVLEGKRVVVVDDSIVRGTTSSKIVRLLKEAGAKEVHMRIASPPIIASCYYGVDTASKEELISNRMSVEEIRNYIGCDSLAFLSLESLKKLLGTENSNYCYACFSGKYPVDPNGHIDGGFVQGTTMTHVEKEEVKQS; encoded by the coding sequence AtggccgccgccgccgccaccGCCGGCGCCGTCCATAATCTCCATCGTCTCTCCGATCAGCCTTCCTCTCCCCTCAAAACcctatcatcatcatcatcatctctccTCCTAAAAACCAAACCCTTCCTATTCCGAACTCATAAACTCCTAACAACCGTCGCCGTCACAAAATATCCAATCGCCGAGATCTTCACAGACTCCGATGATGATTACTCCGACAAGCCACGTGAAGAATGCGGCGTCGTCGGTATCTACGGCGATCCAGAAGCCTCACGTCTCTGTTACCTCGCTCTCCACGCACTCCAACATCGCGGCCAAGAAGGAGCAGGAATCGTCGCTGTTAACGAAAACATCCTAAAATCAATCACCGGTGTCGGCCTCGTTTCCGAAGTATTCAACGAATCGAAACTAGATCAACTTCCCGGCGATATAGCAATCGGACACGTCCGTTATTCAACAGCCGGTGAATCAATGTTGAAAAACGTTCAACCGTTCGTTGCTGGTTACAGATTTGGATCAGTCGGCGTCGCTCATAATGgtaatttagttaattataaaacccTAAGAGCAATGTTAGAAGAGAATGGTTCGATCTTTAATACTGGGTCAGATACAGAAGTTGTTCTTCATTTAATTGCAATTTCGAAAGCTAGACCTTTCTTTTTGAGAATAGTTGAAGCTTGTGAGAAGCTTCAAGGAGCATATTCAATGGTGTTTTTAACAGAAGATAAATTAGTTGCAGTTCGTGATCCATATGGTTTTCGACCTTTAGTAATGGGGAAAAGAAGCAATGGGGCAATCGTTTTCGCTTCAGAAACATGTGCGCTTGACCTAATCGAAGCAACCTACATCAGAGAAGTAAATCCAGGCGAAGTTTTGATAATCGATAAAGAAGGAATTCAATCCCTTTGCTTAATGCAACACCCACAGCCAAAATCCTGCATATTTGAACACATTTACTTCTCATTACCAAACTCAATTGTATTCGGAAAATCTGTTTACGAATCCCGTCACAAATTTGGTGAGATCCTCGCCACTGAATCGCCCGTCGACTGCGACGTAGTCATTGCAGTTCCTGATTCAGGTGTGGTCGCTGCCATCGGATACGCTGCGAAAGCTGGTGTGGGTTTTCAGCAGGGGTTGATCCGGTCTCATTATGTAGGTCGAACTTTCATTGAACCTTCTCAAAGGATTCGTGATTTTGGCGTGAAACTTAAGTTGTCTCCGGTTAGGGCAGTTCTTGAAGGAAAACGAGTTGTGGTTGTTGATGATTCTATTGTTAGGGGAACTACTTCGAGTAAGATTGTTAGGCTTTTGAAGGAGGCGGGTGCAAAGGAAGTCCATATGAGGATTGCGAGTCCTCCGATTATAGCTTCTTGTTATTATGGAGTTGATACAGCTAGTAAGGAGGAATTGATTTCGAATAGGATGAGTGTTGAAGAGATAAGAAATTACATTGGTTGCGATTCTCTTGCGTTTCTGTCATTGGAGAGTTTGAAGAAGCTTTTAGGGACTGAAAATTCAAATTACTGTTATGCTTGTTTCTCTGGGAAGTATCCTGTTGATCCTAACGGTCATATTGATGGCGGTTTTGTTCAGGGGACAACAATGACTCACGTGGAGAAGGAGGAGGTTAAACAGAGTTAG